The Zalophus californianus isolate mZalCal1 chromosome 7, mZalCal1.pri.v2, whole genome shotgun sequence genome includes a region encoding these proteins:
- the LOC118357217 gene encoding developmental pluripotency-associated 5 protein-like: MAPFRVKTQPGPHSPGASKKCSLSRSWLLMHTQQSWCKFKHFLKPSVLHVEARLLEKIFGPSRVLLPGFEREFKVLLQMRQRNSEGKVEIFIMGRRRYRKRAKRLIRFLAVKPRRKPCEGTMMLSLETMKSLEKENVHSSAFLSTTVMSSLDEAMQSLEISQETVQEPVTKTV; encoded by the exons ATGGCGCCCTTCAGGGTTAAGACCCAGCCCGGACCCCACAGCCCAGGAGCCAGCAAGAAGTGTTCCCTTTCCAGGAGTTGGCTCCTTATGCACACTCAGCAGTCCTGGTGTAAGTTTAAGCACTTTCTGAAGCCATCAGTGCTTCACGTAGAGGCACGTCTGCTGGAAAAGATTTTCG GTCCAAGCAGAGTCCTCCTCCCGGGATTCGAGCGGGAGTTCAAAGTCCTGCTCCAAATGAGACAGCGCAACTCCGAGGGCAAGGTTGAAATCTTCATCATGGGGAGACGCCGGTACCGCAAGCGTGCCAAAAGGCTGATTCGCTTTTTGGCCGTGAAGCCGCGAAGGAAGCCGTGCGAAG GCACAATGATGCTCAGCCTGGAAACCATGAAGTCTCTTGAAAAAGAGAATGTTCATTCCAGTGCTTTCCTCTCCACCACAGTGATGAGCAGCCTGGATGAAGCCATGCAGTCACTGGAAATAAGTCAGGAGACTGTCCAGGAACCTGTTACCAAAACAGTGTGA